The nucleotide window CTCCTCCGGAGAATTGTCTTCCTTTCTCCACACTACTAACTGACGACGAGACAACCTCGCTAGATGTTGTTGATGTCGGTGGTGACGATGCGGCGGCGCTTCCTTTCTCCTCTGGCACGACGGGGTTACCTAAAGGAGTAGTTTTAACGCACAAGAGCTTAATCACGAGCGTTGCGCAACAAGTAGATGGAGACAACCCGAATCTTTACTTGAAACCAAACGATGTCGTACTCTGCGTTTTGCCTCTTTTCCACATCTACTCGCTCAACAGCGTTCTTCTCAACTCCATCCGATCCGGTACATAAAACatgcaaatctttttttttgaatgagacaaatataatataatattgaaCTTGTAATAAGGTGCGACGGTTCTTTTGATGCACAAATTCGAAATCGGGGCGTTATTGGATCTAATACAGAGACACAAGGTGACGGTAGCGGCGCTTGTCCCGCCGCTTGTGATTGCTTTGGCCAAGAACCCAACTGTTAACTCTTACGATCTCTCTTCCGTTAGATTGGTTCTCTCTGGTGCAGCTCCCTTAGGCAAAGATCTCGAGGATAGTCTAGGCCGCCGTCTCCCTCAGGCCGTCCTTGGCCAGGTAATATATTTACTTTGCATGTTGATTTTTATGTTTACTAGGTAACCCTACTATTACGGCGGGAACCATTTCGTGATCAATGCAtgtttttactttcttttttttgtaagttCTCAAGTATTTTTCAATTTCATTAGCTACCAATTTCGGCGAAAATGTAAATTTGCCTAAttagttaataatttttttaaattaaattatcaaaaaatataataaaaaaatgggaGGGGAATGCATGGGAAGAGAGTGAGGGTGGTTGCGTCTAGCTCTTCGGCATAATCTCGGTTACGTACGGTTCATCTGCTCCCAAGCTAATTTGGCATTGTATTCATTTTCCTAATATTTctacttttaattatttatttatttatagtagTAATAAAAGCAGGTGTAGTTTAGGTTTAGACATAGGTAGAAAAACACGTGTGATTTAGGTCGCTGATCCAAAGGGACTGCATCTAATTTTTCACAACAATATATTGTTCTTTATAATTGAAGTTTCGACATAGGAGTCTATGCTGGGTTTTGAACTTCTCCAAATGTCTTCGTctctaattttctttttgtttttgttttcttatttaattACCCTTTTAAAGTCTTTTACATATATGATAGTCTGcttcataacaaaaaaaacaataggtATGATCATTTCAAAAACTAAGTAACAAAGATTGCAAAATAAACCATTTTAAGCTTATCATCGACTacataataaaatgatttttatactattttatgtttgtattatctatataaatgataaaataGATTAACTAATCGTATTgattttaatgatattattCTATACAACTGGCCCTTGATTAAATCTTACAATACTAAATAACAACGATGATCTTCAAATATATTCTTCTAAAAAACTATAATTTGTACTTTAGTTcttgatattattaattaattaactacagtcattatatttataaataaataaaaattctatttgaATGATATCAAAATATACAATTATAACTTGCaagtttaaaataatgttaataaatgatttaaattaaaatatttatcagaaaatttaatgataaatattaGAACAtgacataaaaaaattaatacgaATGAGAACATTGAGaagttaataaataaattacaacCAAGATTAGTTGGACAAATTTTCAAAGGACAGCTTCAAGATAGTGATACTGTGATAGTGATCAGGCGCTATTAAAGTTTACAACCAACATTGCGAtactttaataattttcttatgtATTGTAGGCTAATTAACTGAAGATTGTAATACGATGATTAAATTTGATTAAGTAGAAGAAAAAGTAGATGCGTGTCCTGAGATATCAAAACTCTGTCATGTGACGTGGGCTGATTTCTAACACacgtccacacacacacacatagaCATGGACACACACACTATTAACATTtgctaaaatatttatattagagAAGTTAATGATACATGTCGATGTATTATACAATACTTAGAAAAGTTTATGAGCctaaataataactaaataaataaaaggttatgtgaaaataaaaataattgtaacGGTACTGTAAATTTACGTATATCATATATCACATCAAATTTACGTATTGTAGCAAACTCGTATAGTCGACCAATACTTGCTTTGGTCGACTGATTTAGTCTTTTAGTAATTCAGTACAATAGTGCCAAAAGTGTCgttatttagaatttatgaGGTAACCAATAACTGCTGGATTATGGACAAACAGGGATATGGTATGACAGAGGCAGGACCAGTGTTGTCAATGAGCCTTGGGTTTGCTAAAGAGCCAACACCGTCAAAATCAGGCTCTTGTGGGACTGTAGTCCGAAACGCAGAACTTAAAGTGGTTCACCTTGAGACACGTCTCTCTCTTGGTTACAACCAACCTGGTGAGATTTGTATCCGCGGTCAACAAATCATGAAAggttcgtttttattttttttctgttttctactcatatttttctccttttttttggaaaataatttGGTGCAATAACTGCTTTGCATTCAATGGAAAAACGGCCTTAAACGTCTACAGTAAAAGACTTGAAACCGGTGATAGcgaaataaaataactaattcCATTTCCAATTTTTAGTGGCGAAAAAAACTTTGTAGTGGCTTCAGAAAAGAAATAGTACCACTTTCCGTTTCCCAAATATAAGAGAAAACGTATTTAATTTCTACAGTTTGTTCAAACAACGAAAACAATAAAGTTTAGTTATCTAAATATACAGCTTTTAATTAGGTTTGCATCGTCACATGTACATTTGTACGACATGCTTTTTTATTATGATGTCTATATATGGCCACGTCTTTTACATCTACTTAAACACACGTGACATGTTTTTCTATTTCTTGAAATGAAAAGTtgacaaaatattcaaaaacgtAATAAGGACATCACAATTTCGACATAATTAAGGTTTAGGGATATAAAGTTTCACCTGACTTTTGGCGCGCAGAGTACTTGAACGATCCGGAAGCCACGTCAGCTACAATTGACGAGGAAGGTTGGCTTCACACAGGGGACATTGGGTAtgttgatgaagatgatgagatATTCATTGTTGATCGACTCAAAGAAGTCATCAAGTTCAAAGGCTTTCAGGCAAGTCCACTGACAATATTTGTGttcaattaaaacaaaatttataaataacttaTATCAATTATTTACTTCCTCGCTTTTACATAATTTATTCAGTTAACATATTCAATCTCTTAAAATACTTTAAATGTTAATTAGATAGGTAACATAACTTTAACACTTATATGTAAAACAGCGCATTGGTAAAATCGTTGAAAAAACAAACGTCACATCATTAGAAACAGAACATATGTTAATACATCTGAAAACATGTTTTGAAAGTAAGTTCCGAATAGTATTATCATTTTTCTTCTATAACTAATAATAATACAAGAATATCAAAACGTCGAGGTTAATTTAAAAGGTATCtcaactttatataataaagaCATAACGCATTGCTTACAATAGAAATAAGATTATTTAGAAACTGTAGCACTAATGATGGAATACTGAAGAACAGGTGCCTCCAGCTGAGCTAGAGGCTTTGCTCATCAATCACCACTCCATTGCGGATGCTGCGGTTGTTCCGTAAGTAGCACAATTATATATGCATTGAGTCGTAAGGTTGTGTAACCGACACCGTTTCTAAACTTTATTGGTCACTTGCAGTCAAAGAGATGAAGTGGCTGGAGAAGTACCGGTGGCTTTCGTAGTCCGATCAAATGGAAACGTTATCACGGAAGAAGATATAAAAGAATATATAGCCAAACAGGTACGCATTTAGTTGTTCTGTTTAAAGAAGTCTCTTCATAGATTGATATGCGGGGAAAACATAATAGGACGATTCTCCTAGATAACttagaaataatttttatcGTAAAATATAACCGGAGTTATATAAACTAAAAGATCTCACGGGAAATAAGACAATGATTTGCTTATAGGTTTTTATCAATGagattatatatacatacttgTGATTTTCGTCATCTGCTTTATATATAGAATGAATATATAACTGATCGGTGGATGTGTAGGTGGTATTCTACAAGAGATTGCACAAGGTCTTCTTTGTTCCCTCCATTCCCAAATCTCCTTCCGGAAAAATTCTGAGAAAGGATCTTAAAGCCAAACTTTGTTGAatgtaattaatttatttttcttttatatgatttaaatgtCTTTCTGTATCCACGATATTCGTGACTTTCTTTTAGATCCTTTGTCGCAACATATGTTACAATTAAGAGTTTAATAAACTGTATTATTTGGATATGATTATTTcagtaattttctttttgtttcagaAGGAGAATAAACTAAGAaacatcagtttttttttaacactgataTATTAACAAAGGAAGATTACAAGGGTGAGATTCAGTTTTGGAATACATTTTCAGGCAGGTTCTACAAACCTCCGGAGACTGAAGCTCCAAGAACGGAGAGACTAAATCCCATAGCACAGGAAGACTAAAGAAGAATAACATGAAAACAATCTAATTTGTgagtaacaaaacaaaataaacctTCATCAAAACGAGAGCAATAAAGCATGATGACCTGAACAGAGCTTCTTTGAACAAGGCAAAGCGAGGAAGCCATTCATGGCTAAAACCTCCGGTTTGTGAATCCTCCTATGGTGAATAGAGTGGTTCTGTGATACAAAATGACAAACCCAAGAAACTGCCATTCTGATATTGGTTAATTCGGTGAATAGATAGATGATGATGGATCGAATGAATCACACAAATAATGCGAAAACCCTTTGGTTTACCCTCTTCCAATCTTCTGGAAATGACGAACCAATACAACTATGGAAAAGTTTGTTGATCGGATTCACACTCCTCACAACAGAATTACAATGTTCATACAAACAAGGATTCAACTCTTTTAACAAAAACGTATCTTTCTGAtcacaaaaaaatgtttaaacttTCAGTAAATACTAAATATCATAACAAGCTCCATTTTCTAATCAACTTTTGTTTGACAGTTATCAAATGTAACTCAGTGATACAAATAATTGTCAACGTAGCGCATAGTGATCGTGATTCAGAAGTTGTTGTCCAATTTCCCacatttttatacattgattTGTAGTTTACGAATTTTCATTGCTTTATAATATCCCAAAgttaagtaagaaaaaaaaaaattagatttgcTCTTTACTTTTGACACTTGCTAGCGAGTCTTCACGGATCCTCAAATTGGAACGAGTGTCTGATGTATTATATTTGATAAGAATGTCAAGATACTtatgaaagcaaaaaaaaaaaaacatgtttgttTCTGTTCTTATTAAGGCTAATCAAAATCTGTAGACACAGCTGAGGCATGACATTGAAAGAGCTTTGAATCTCTTCTTACGTAGCCTGAGGATGAGAAGCGATAAAGTCAACAGCAAGATCAACGGACTGGATCTTGTCAGCATCAT belongs to Brassica rapa cultivar Chiifu-401-42 chromosome A07, CAAS_Brap_v3.01, whole genome shotgun sequence and includes:
- the LOC103831048 gene encoding 4-coumarate--CoA ligase 3 translates to MITATLQEPQIHQPVDTTTPPTDAPPTPPRIFRSKLPDIDIPNHLPLHTYCFQKLSSVSDKPCLIVGSTGKSYTYDETHLICRRVAAGLHKMGIRKGDVIMILLQNSAEFVFSFMGASMIGAVSTTANPFYTSQEIHKQVKSSGAKLIITHSHYVDKLRNLDGETRIGEDLTVITTEDNPPPENCLPFSTLLTDDETTSLDVVDVGGDDAAALPFSSGTTGLPKGVVLTHKSLITSVAQQVDGDNPNLYLKPNDVVLCVLPLFHIYSLNSVLLNSIRSGATVLLMHKFEIGALLDLIQRHKVTVAALVPPLVIALAKNPTVNSYDLSSVRLVLSGAAPLGKDLEDSLGRRLPQAVLGQGYGMTEAGPVLSMSLGFAKEPTPSKSGSCGTVVRNAELKVVHLETRLSLGYNQPGEICIRGQQIMKEYLNDPEATSATIDEEGWLHTGDIGYVDEDDEIFIVDRLKEVIKFKGFQVPPAELEALLINHHSIADAAVVPQRDEVAGEVPVAFVVRSNGNVITEEDIKEYIAKQVVFYKRLHKVFFVPSIPKSPSGKILRKDLKAKLC